From Faecalicatena sp. Marseille-Q4148:
TGATTGCAGCTGTACTTGTCCGGCCTTTTGGAAGGATTTCCAGGGCAATTGAAGGAGTAACGGAAGGCTATGATGAATCATGTAATCTGCATGAAAATGCCTACACAGAGACAGAGTTGATCTCGGATGCATTTAATAAAATGATCGGACGACAGAAGGTGGTAGATGATTCCAGACAGGAATTTGTCTCCAATGTCTCCCATGAGCTGAAAACACCTCTGACCTCTATGAAAGTGCTTGCAGATTCACTCCTGGCACAGGAGGATGTTCCGGTAGAATACTACAAGGAATTTATGGGAGATATCGCAGAGGAAATTGAGCGGGAGAATAAGATTATCAATGATCTTCTTTCCCTTGTAAAAATGGATAAAACTGCTTCCGGTTTGAATATTAAGCCGGAAAATATCAATGAATTGCTGGAACGGATTTTGAAACGTCTTCGTCCAATTGCGGCAACAAGAAATATTGAGGTAGTTTTTGAGAGTTTTCGTCCGGTAACGGCAGAGGTAGATGAGGTAAAGCTGTCGCTTGCTTTTTCCAATCTGGTAGAAAATGCAATCAAATACAACATAGATGAAGGATTTGTACATGTATCGCTGAATGCGGATCACAAATATTTTTATGTAAAAGTAGTTGATAGCGGTATCGGAATTCCGGAGGAGGCGCAGGATCATATCTTTGAGAGATTCTACCGGGTAGATAAGTCTCATTCCCGGAAGATTGGCGGAACAGGGCTTGGTCTTGCAATTACGCGCAATGCCATTGTGATGCACCGCGGAGCTATTAAGGTGTACAGTAAGCCTGGCGAGGGAACTACGTTTACGGTTCGGATTCCGCTGATGTACATTACGCAGAAATCATAAAAGGAGAGAGACATTTGAGAAAATATTATCGGTTTGCTGCCGTGTGTCTTGGGATTCTGCTTGCAATTGGAGCAGTCGGATGTAAAAAAGAGGAGAAGCAGAGAACAGGAGACCGCAGCATCTTTTATGTGAACATGGACCAGACCGGGATTGTAAGCGTTCCCTATGAAGCAAAAAAAGCAACTGCCGGACAGGAAGTGGAAACAATTCTGAAGAAAATGAAGGAAAACCCGGATTCTCTTGAATATCAGGCTGCAATTCCGGAAATGATTACGGTTCAGGGAATTACCGGGATTACGAATGAGCAGAAGATTCTGGGACTTGATTTTAACAGCGAATATATGCAAATGGATCCGGTGACAGAAGTCTTAATGCGGGAAGCCATTGTTCGGACAATGGTGCAGATTGAAGGGATTGACTCTGTTGTGTTTACGGTAGATCAGGTTCCGCTAAAAGATAAATACGGTAAAGAGATTGGCGAGATGCGTTCGTCAGACTTTCTGAAGGATACGGGCTCAGCTCTGCATTCTTATAAAGCAACAACATTAAATTTATATTTTGGAAATGAAAATGGAGATCAGCTTGTGGAGCAGCGGGTAAGGATTCCATATAACAGCAATACTTCTCTTGAAAAAGTAGTGTTGGAACAGTTGGTGGAAGGACCGTCGAACAGTAAAATGACAGGAACGCTGCCGAAGGAACTGAAGATTTTAAGTGTGGCGGTACGAGACGGCGTTTGTTATGTGAATCTGGACGAGACGTTTCTAAGCGGGACCTATCAGGTCCAGCCTAAGGTAGCAATCATGTCGATTGTAAATTCCATTATAGATTCCGGCAGTGTATCTCAAGTACAGATTTCGGTCAACGGTTCCGGAGATCAGGTGTTTCAGGGATCGATTCCGCTTGATCGGCCATTTTCTATGGATCTGGATATTGTAGAAGGATCGAAATAGAAAGAGGTTTTATGCGAGGAAGACCATTATGTATGGTATGCCTTATCTTTTTATGTGTCACGGGGATATTAGTAAAAGCAGGAGTGATATCAGGAATCCCGGAGGATTCCTGGATCGCTCTAAGAAAACTAGCCTCCTTTGAGACGTGTACGGTAACAGGAATGGCATACCGTGTCGAACAAAAAGAAACAAATCAAATCATTTATCTAAAACAAGTTCAGCTGCAGGCTGATCCGGAAAGGAAGGATCAATTCAAGATTCCGGTCAAAGCCTGTATCATATATGACAAATCATTTACAAAAATTCCAATTGGAGCAAAAATTAAAGGAAAAGGAAAAATAAAGTTATTTGAAAGTGCGCGCAATCCAGGCAATTTTGCGCAGGACTTTTATTATGAAAAACAGGGGATTCTTTGTTCTGTTTTTGCAGAAAAGAAGATAGAGATAAAAGCAAAGCCTGCACCATACGGGAAACTTTTAACATGGCTGGCTGGTGTAAGGAGCAGGTGGAATCAGCAGTTAATCGAGAAAGCAGGAAAAGAGGCAGGAGGAATTCTTGCTGCGATACTTACAGGAGAAAAAACAAATCTGGATCCAAACATCAAAGAACTCTATCAGAAAAATGGAATAGGACATATTTTGGCGATATCGGGCCTTCATGTTTCCTTCATCGGACTTGGAATGTATCAGATTTTGCGAAAGGCTGGATGTCCTTTTTCCCTGGCCGGTGCAATGAGTATGGCAATTCTTGTGCTCTATATGCTGATGGTGGGCAGTTCAGTGTCTGTAATTAGGGCAGTGCTGATGCTTTCTATTCGAATTGGTGCAGATATTGTCGGACGCTCTTATGATCTTGTTACTGCGCTTTTTGCGGCGGCAGCCGTTACAGTCATCTGGAGACCTCTTTACTTAAAGGATGCCTCTTTTCTGATGTCGTATGGAGCAATTCTTGGGATTTTAGTAATGACACCGGTAGTTAGACGTATTTACCGGGGAAACAGGAAGAGTGTTAATGCATTTATGGGAGGTCTCGGGCTGCAGTTATTTCTTTTGCCGGTGATGTTATATTTTTATTATGAATTTCCACCATATTCGGTAATATTAAATCTAATTGTAATCCCACTCTTGACGATACTTATGGGAGGAGCCATTGGAGGAAGTATTTTGAAACTTGCAGGAGAGATATTTGCCTCCATAGTTCCATTTGCCTTTCTGTGTGAGTGGCTCAGCAGTATTAGCCTGTCTGTCTGTCGGATGATTCTGCAATGTTATCAGCTGCTTGGCGAGTGGTGCATGGAACTTCCTGGGGCGCGAATGATCTGCGGGAAACCGGGGATGTGGCAAATCATAGGTTATTACAGTATTTTATTTCTGCTTTCGTTTGTATCCGGGAAGATAGAACGGCGTGAACGTAAGAAGAATCAAACAATCCGGCAGACAGCAGGAATGGCGGTAATACTTGCGGCAGCAGTGATTCTTTGCATAACGAATTTCAGAAAGTTTGATTGGAATTTGGAAGTTACACTTCTGGATGTGGGGCAGGGAGACTGCATTTATATACGGACGCCTTCAGGCAAACATTTGTTAGTAGATGGTGGGAGTACGGATCTAAAACAAGTAGGAAAATATCGGATAGAACCGTTTTTGTTGTCCAGGGGAGTAAGAGCATTGGATTATGTGATGATTACACATGGGGATAGTGATCATTATAGTGGAGTGGAAGAAATGATGGAAAGACAAATGAAAGGTGTTAAGATAGAACGGTTCATGCTTCCGGCTGTCTGGAGGGAAAATGAGGCTCTTAGTCATTTGGCGGCGAAAGCGCTCAAGAAACATATACCGGTAGGCGAATTTCATCCGGGGAGAGGGATTGCAGATGGCAGATGCAGACTTTTGTGTCTGCAGCCGGGAATGGAACAGAGTCAGTGGGAGACAAATGAAGCATCGCTTGTCATGCATCTGAGCTATGGGACGTTTTCCATGCTGTTGACAGGAGATGTGGAAGGAAAAGGCGAAGAATTACTCTGTCAATCAGGAAAGCTTTCGGAAATAACTGTTCTGAAAACCGCTCATCACGGATCAGAGCATTCCACACCGGAACAGTTTCTCGAACAGACAAAGCCCAAATTGGCTCTTATTTCTGCCGGAATTGAAAATGTTTACGGCCACCCGCATCCAAAGCTGTTGAAACGTCTAAAATCATTTGGGATTCCGGTCTATAATACAGCGAAATCGGGCGCATTAACTGTGAAAACAGATGGAAGAAAAACTACGATAGAAGTATTTGTCCCAAATTAATCTGTAATCAGATGATTGTGGATGATACTTCGGATGCTCATGTTCAAATAAGGACGCAGCTTCTCAAAAGGGATCGGATCATTATGTAAGATGGTACTGTAGCTGACAGAGCTTGCCAATTCAATGATCATAAAAAGCATGATATCAGGATCTTTTAAATGAATATCAGGATTGCTGTGTATAAGAGCATCATACAGTGAGAGACAGTCAACTTCCGGCTGTGGAAGCTGGGCAAAAAGCAGCGCTTTATGAAAAATTCCCCAACTGAGATTTTTGGAAATAAAATTTAAAAGTTCCGGATGCTTTCCGAGTTCTTCTAATGTATAATTAACGAGAAAGATAATCTGATCTTCAAATTCCGGAAGATCTTCTTTCATCAGAGCCTCACAGGCAGAACGAAAAAGGACGCCGGCATGATGGGCGATCAGGCAGTCTCGTACTTGATATTTATCCTGAAAATATAAATAGAAAGTTCCCTTTGCTACACCGGCATTGTGAGTGATATCAGAAACGGTTGTCTTTTCAATCCCTTGTTTGAGAAAAAGCTGGTATGCGCTTTTTAAGAGACGCGACGCCTTTTCCTGCTTATTCATTTCAATTTTTCCCATGATGATTTCCTCCTTATCGTGTTCTATTATAAGATCGGAAAGAACGATAGTCAATAGAAAATGACTAAAAGTCAGTTCTTTTCCTGCTTTTTTGCTTGACAAACGGGAGTAAGTTTCATAGAATGAAAAAAGAGTATGCACAAAAAGGAAAATGTGCGAAAAGGCAGGTGTGAAGATGATTATTCGATAGTATGACAAATGAAGGAAACAGAAGAGCGTTATATGACTGCATAAGAATGCAGTTTGTTTCTGTTGCCGGAATCCATACTATCTGAATGTCATTTACGCATTGTTATTTTCGTATTTTCCTGAGAGGAAGTGCAAAAGAGGCAGGTTTGTGAAAGCACCTGTCTGTATAACAGAAGATGCGTGTCAGATCAGAAGAGTCTGTTTCCGGAGCGGAGCAGACTCTTTCTTTTGCTGTTAAGAAAGGAGCAAGTAGAATGTTGCAGATAAAAGGACTGACCGTGACGCATAAGAAAGATTTAAAAGTAATCATAAAAGATTTTTCCTTTGTGTTAAATGAAGGAGAGAAAGCGGTATTGATTGGCGAGGAAGGAAATGGAAAATCTACAATTCTGAAGCTGATCTGCCGGGAAGAAGAAACAGATTATGTTAGTTATGAAGGTGAAATTAACAGAGGAGGAATGAAGCTTGGGTATCTCCCGCAGGAACTTTCAGCAGAAGATGCAGAGAAAACCGTGTACGACTATTTAGCAGAAGAGGGGCAGTTATTTTTACTGACGCCAAAAGAGTTGTCTCGGCTTTCAGGAAGACTTGGGGTGTCCGGGGAACTTTTTTACTCAGATCAGAAGATGGGAACGCTGTCCGGAGGGGAAAAGGTAAAAATACAGCTTGCGAGACTTTTGATGGAACAGCCGGATGTGTTTTTTCTCGATGAGCCTTCAAATGATTTGGATCTGGATGCAATTGCATGGCTGGAACAATTTATTCAGGAGCTTAAGTGTCCGGTGATGTATATTTCTCATGATGAAATGCTGATTGAGCATACGGCAAATGTAATTATTCATTTCGAGCAACTGCGAAAGAAGACAGTGCCGGTGTATACGGTAGCTCGCATGTCTTACCGGAAGTACTGTCTGGACAGAGAGCAGAGATTTGCACATCAAATGCAGATAGCCAGAAAAGAACGGTGCGATCATCAAAAACAAATGGAGCGATATCAGCAGATTTATAATAAGGTGGAACATCAGCAGAATGCAATCAGCCGTCAGAATCCATCCGGAGGACGTTTGCTGAAGAAGAAAATGCATTCCATAAAGTCAATGGGAAGGCGATTTGAGCGGGAGAAAGAGCAGATGACAGAAATACCGGAGAAGGAGGAAGCAATTGAAATTGCTTTTGATAGAAAGATTTCTATTCCAAATGGAAAGACGGTGATTGATTTTGTACTTCCGCATCTTCAAGTGGGAGAAAGAATACTTGCAAATGACGTGAAGCTTCGGATAGATGGAAGTGAGAAAGTGGTAATCGTAGGCAGGAATGGAGTCGGAAAATCAACACTTCTTAAAAGGATTTGGGAACATCTGCAAAAGCGAACCGATTTGAAGGTTTCTTATATGCCGCAAAAATATGAGGAACTTCTGGAAGATGGAAAGACGCCGGTGGAATTTCTGTCCCGAAGCGGTGATAAAGAAGAACAGACAAGAATACGTTCATGGCTTGGCAGCATGAAATATACCCGGGAAGAGATGGAACATCAGACATCAGAACTTTCCGGAGGTCAGAAAGCAAAACTACTGTTTATGAAAATGAATCTTGACGGCAGTGAGGTGCTGATTCTGGATGAACCGACACGCAATATTTCACCGCTGTCAGGACCGGTGGTCCGCAATGCGTTGAAAACATTTGGAGGAGCAATTATCAGCATTTCTCATGATCGGAAATATATTCGTGAGGTGTGTGACACAGTATATGAGCTTACGGAAGAAGGACTTTCAAAAACATGCTTGTAAGAAGGGCGGATTCTGGTGTAAGATAGACCATCTTTGACAGTTAAAAAATGAAAGAGCGGCTACAAACCCAGTAAATATGAGTTATGTAGCCGTTTTGTTTGTAATGGTATCCTTCGCGTAGCTCTTTCAGTCATCGTAATAATGTCTGCTGACTAATTCATGAGTTTGGAGTGCAGTCTTGCAGTCCTAAGTTTTGTGATCATGATAATACGGGACTGCATTCAGCTTAAATTGTTTTTCATAGTGCTTCGCCATAATGAGAGCTTCCTTCAGTGCGGCACCTATATTGTACCATAAGTTTTTTATAAGGAATTTTCGTTTTGACTGTACTATTTATATTCTAAGATAACTTCTTTTTTGATTATTGTAAATGTTTCTTTTTCAGATTTTTTTAGCCGATCCGTTAGGTTTTGCTCATTCTCTGCAAACTGTTCTAAAAGAACGATATATTTTTCAAGTTTTTTATAAATAAGATAGATATATCAAATAAATACATCTATTTTATTATTATAATCAATTTGTTGAAATAAAAAGATTATGATAATATGTCAGTTGTTAGTATTTCATAAAAAATAGGAGGATTCTAAAGTGAAAAAGAGAATTGTAGTATCGCTATTAAGTATTGCGATGATTGCCGCATTAACAGTAGGGTGTGGAGGTACGGCAAAAGAGGGAGAAGTTTTAAAAAAAGAAAAAGTTGTAAAACAAGAAACGAAGCAGGAAGAAACAAAAGGTATTAGTGATACGATTGTTGTAGGAGTAGCAGATAACGTGCCAGGAGTATTTAATCCTGTAATTGCATCTAAATCTACAGATCAAGATATTGCTGGTATGTTGTATGCATCTTTATTGGAGATGAATGATAAGGGAGAATTTCAACCGTATTTAGCGGAATCTTATGAAGTTAGTGACTTAAAGATGTCATTTAAATTGAGAGAAAATGCTAAATGGCATGATGGAACACCTATAACAGCAGAAGATGTTGCATTTACACTTGATTGTATTATGAATCCAGATTTTACAGGTACATGTTACAGCAATTATGCAACTATTACAGGAGCAGAAGCACGTCATAATGGGACTGCAGATCATGTGGAAGGTGTTAAAGTTATTGATGACTATAATATCGAAATTAATTTTGATAAAACTTATGCACCTTTATTTTCTGATTTTGTAACACGTGGTATTATTCCAAAACATATTTGGGAAAAAGTTCCAGTTGGAGAATTTGATGCTGCTGTTGATTTAATGAAACAATCTGTTGGATCAGGTCCGTATAAAATGGAAGAGTATGTGGAAGGACAGCATGTTAATTTAGTTGCAAATGAAGATTTCTTTCTTGGGGAGCCTAAAACTAAGCATTTAGTTATGAAAATACTTTCTGTAGAAAGTATTATTGCAGAGTATAAAAATGGAACAATTGATATTGCTGGTGTAAAAGATGTTAAAACAGATGAACTAGAAACCATCAAAAGTGAGTTTGGAATGGAGGTTAAAAGTTTTCCATCACATGGTTACCAGTACATTGGAATTAACATGAGAAAAGATGTTTTCAAAGATAAAGCACTTAGAGAAGCTTTAATTTATGCTTTAGATAGAGATCAAATTGTAGACAAAATCTTAGAAGGAAGAGCTACTACTTTGGAAGCGCCATTTTTACCATCTGGATGGGCTAAAGCGGATGAAAACATAACTGTAAATCGTAAATATGATTTAGAAAAAGCAAAATCACTCTTAAAGGATGCTGGATATAAAGATAGTGATGAAAATGGTATTCTTGAAAATAAAGACGGGATAGAATTATCCTTTACATATAAAGTACCGTCTAATCAGCCAATTTCACAGGAAGTTGCTTTAATTGTACAACAAGCATGGAAAGAAATTGGTGTACATATTGATATTAAATCTATGGAATTTATGACTGTTTGGGAAGAATCTGTAAAAAATCATGACTTTGATTTTTATACTATGGGATGCCAATTTGGAGAAGATCCAGATATTGAAATGTGGTGGCATTCTTCAGCTTCTACTGATGAGGTTGGTGTGTATAGTTTCAATTTTGATGCATTTAAGAATCCAGAGGCAGATGAATTAATTATTAAAGCAAATGAGACAAATGATCAAGATACACGTAAAGAGTATTATAACAAGGTAGCTTCTATCATTAGCGAAGAAGCACCTATGATTTTCTTATATGTGCAAGATAATATGTATGCATATCCAAAAGGTACTGAAGGATTTTCCCCATATACATTTAACATTTTCTATAACGTGTATAATTGGACTATTCCAGAAAAATAAATTTTCCAGTAAATTCCCATATATTATATATGGGAATTTACTTTACGCTTTAATTAAGGAGAAAATAAGTGTTATATTTTTTAAAAAGAATGGGTACTTCGATAATTATTCTTTTAATTGTTTCTGTTATCATATTTACTCTTATTCAATTACAACCAGGTAATCCATTTGATGGAATGATTTCTGCAAATACAGATCCAGAATATATAGAAAGAAGAATGGAAGAGTTGGGGTATAATGATCCGATTCCAGAACAATATATTAAATGGATAAAAAGAGTATTTGTTGGAGATTTAGGATATTCATTACAGTATAAAGTTAGCGTTACAGATTTGATTCAAAGTAGAATGAAAAACTCTTTGATTTTATCGGGAACTGCATTTATTTTAAGTACCGTTTTATCTTGTATAGTAGGCGTATATTCAGCATACAAAAAAAATACGTTATTTGATTATATAATTATGGGAGTATCATTTGTTTTATTTTCAATTCCCTCTTTTTTTGTACAACTTTTGCTGATAAAAATTTTTAGTTATGATTTAGGTTTACTACCACCAAGTGGAATTATTACCGCAGGAAGTCATTATAGTGGTTGGATGCAGTGTATTGATATAATGAAGCATATGATATTACCAGTAGGTGCTTTAACAATAATACAATCAGCTGCAATGATGCGTTATGTTAGAGCATATATGAATGATATTTTTCACCAAGACTTTATGTATGTTGCTAAATCTAAAGGTTTAGGAAAAACAAGAATTATTTGGATTCATGGATTCAGAAATATATTAGTTTCCGTGATAACATTATTTGCAATGCAGTTTCCAACATTAATTTCAGGAGGAGTTCTTACAGAAACTATATTTAGTTGGCCTGGAATTGGAAGACTTAGCTATGAAGCTATTTTAGCAAAAGACTATCCTGTTGTGATGGGAGTTACAATGTTCATAGCAATTATGGTAGTAGGAATGAATTTATTTGCAGATATTTTGGGAGCAATTTTTAATCCACACATAAAACTTAAGAATTATAGAGGATGATTATTATGAAAAAGAATACGATGATAGATAAGGAGTTCTTTTATAAATACCGAAGTGTTTATAAATTTTTACATAATAAAATGGCTATGTTTTGTATATTCATTTTACTACTGCTAATTATAATATCTATTTGCGCTCCTATTCTTGCACCATATGAGTTTGACGCAACAGATTTATTTTGTATGAGGGAAAAGCCGTCAAAAGCACATCTTCTAGGAACTGATAATGTTGGAAGAGATATTCTAACACGTTTGTTATATGGTGGTAGAGCATCGTTGTTGGTAGGAATTTGTGCTATGACTATTCAGTTGATTCTAGGAACGTTATTAGGAACACTATCTGGTTATTATGGAGGGATTATTGATTCTATTTTATCACATATTGCAGATGCTATCATGTGTCTTCCGTTTTTTGTAATTGCATTGTCTATTATTGCAGTGCTGGAACCAGGAACCTCTAAACTTGTTGTCATGATAGGATGTTTGATGTGGCCTAATTTGTTTCGGATTGTTCGAACAGAAGTGAAATCTATGAAAGATAATGATTATATAATGGCTGCTCAAGCAATGGGAATGTCATCTAGTGAAATCATACGAAAACATATTTTAAATAATATAATATCACCTATATTGGTATCAGCAACTTTAGCAGTTGCACATGGAATAATTTTGGAATCAGCTTTAAGTTTTTTAGGAATGGGTGTACAGCCTCCTATATCGAGTTGGGGAAATATGCTTGCAGAAGCACGTAATATTTCTACGCTATCTAAAAATTGGTGGATGTGGATTCCAGCAGGTTTCATGGTAACCATTACGGTGTTATCTATTAATTCAATAGGTGAAGGGTTAAGGGATGCATTGGATCCAAAGGAGTGTGGATAAAGTGGATGTATTAAGAATTGAAAATTTGTCAGTATCCTTTCAGAGTATTTATGGACAGATTTTTGCAGTTAATGATTTATCTTTTAAAGTAAGATGTGGAGAATGTGTTTGCATTGTAGGAGAATCTGGAAGTGGAAAAAGCGTTACTGCTAAAGCAATTATGAAAATTTTAGACAGAAATGCTAAAATTGATTCAGGAAATATTTTTTATGATTCTATGAATCTTACTAAAATGAAAGATAAAGAAATGAGAAGAATAAGAGGAAAAAAAATAGCATTAGTGCATCAGACTCCCAGAAACGCATTAAATCCTTCTTATACAATTTATAAACAAATGCAAGAATTATATAGATTGCATGGTGATTCACGAAAAGATTATAGATCAGAAATTATTTCTATGCTAAAAAAGGTAAGAATACCTTTACCAGAAAAGGTTATTGAAAAATATCCTTTTGAATTATCAGGTGGAATGTTGCAAAGAATTGTTTTAGCCATGGCATGTTCACAGAAACCAGACCTTATTATTGCAGATGAACCTACTTCTGCATTAGATGTGAGTACACAAGCTCAAATATTACTTCTATTAAAAGAATTAGCAAAAGAATTTAATTGTGCTATTTTGTTAATCACACATGATATGGGAGTAGTTGCTGAAATGGCAGATAGAATCTTAGTAATGTATTGCGGGCGAAAAATGGAAGAAAGAAATGTGGATGAATTCTTCAAGGATCCATTACACCCGTATACTCAAGGACTCTTAAATGCAAGACCTCAGAATTTTAATGGACGTTTTAATGTGATTCAAGGAAATATACCTGAAAATTTTATGAAATATGAAGGATGTGAATTTTATGAAAGATGTCCAAACGCAACAGAATATTGTAGAATATCAAAACCAACAGAAAAAAAATTAAAAAACAATGGATATGTAAGATGCTTTTATGCGAAAGAAAGTGAAGGTTATGCAGAAAGTTAATCAAATTATCGAAGTTAGAAATTTAAAAAAATATTTTAAAACAAATAAAAATTCTTATTTAAAAAGTGTAGATGATGTTTCTTTTTCGATATCAAAAGGAGAAATATTGGGATTGATAGGAGAGTCTGGATGCGGAAAATCAACTACAGGAAAAACTTTATTAAAATTATATGCGCCAACTGGTGGAAGTGTGAAATATAAAGATAAAATATTATATGATGTTGAACAGAATATATGGATGCCCAAAAAAGAATTAGCAACATTAAGAAAAGATATCCAAATTATTTTTCAAGATCCTTATTTATCTTTGGATCCTAAACAATGTATCCAAAAAGCATTATCAGAAGGTGCTATAAAACATGAAGTGGTAGATAAAAAGGAAGTGAAAGAATACTGTGAGGAAATGTTACAAATTTGTGGAATTAATCCTAATTTAATTACCAGATTCCCTCATGAATTTTCTGGAGGACAGCGTCAACGAATAGGAATTGCAAGAGCACTAGCAGTAAAACCAGAGTTCATTGTATGTGACGAAGTAACCGCTTCTTTAGATGTTTCAGTACAATCACAGATTTTAAATTTATTATTAGATTTGAGGGATAAATTAAATCTAACATATTTGTTTATTTCTCATAATATTAGTGTTGTTCAAAATATGTGTGATCGAATTGCAGTAATGTATTTAGGACAAATAGTCGAAATTGCAAATGCTAAAGAGGTATGCAAAACTCCAATGCATCCATATTCGAAGTTTTTAATTTCATCTGTACCAAAGATAAATCCTTGGGATAAGAAAAAAGATATAGATTTAATGTCAACACTTCCAGTATCCGGAGAAATTCCATTAGGGTGTAGATTTCACACAAGATGTAAATATGCAACGGAAAAATGCAAAAAACTACAGCCTAGAATGATAGAAATTAGCAAAGATCATTATGTTAGTTGCCATTTATATGAAAATAACAAGAAAGATGAGGATTAAGAAAATGGAAAATTCAAATGTAAATAAAATAATGAAGGCACTCTGTTTAAAACATCATGTTATGGGTGTAAGATTTTTATATTATAAACATAATTATGATCGGTTAGATATACCAGAGTATGGAAAAAAAACATCCTTTTGTGTTATGGCAAGGTATGCAATGGATGGAAATCATTTCAAGGCAGATCATACAAATGTAATTTGTAGAAGTGCAATTGAATCGTTAGGATTTGAAGATCCAATGCCATGTATGGATTCGGGTGAAAGATATTATTCGTTAAAATTATATGAAACGCGTGCAATAGCTAAAGCAACAGCAGAGGCTATCCCAAGAATTAAACATAGAATTTATGGATTAGAGTTAGGACCATTAGAAGAAATGGAAGATGCGGATGTTGCAGTATTCATGGTTAATGCATATCAATTAATGCGAGTTGTGCAGGGATATGGATACAAATATGGTGTGATAAAAAATCATCAGATGGTTGGTTTACAAGGAATGTGTACAGATTGTGTGGCATGTCCATATGATAGAAATGATTTAAATTATTCCGCGCTTTGCTGTGGTACGAGAAAAATGAGCCGTTGGGGCGATGATGAAATGGGTGTAGGTATTCCGATTAATAAACTTGGTCCATTAGTAGAAGGAATTATTCAAACTATGAACTATATTGATTATCCAGAATATAAAGAAGAAATTAGAAAAAAATTAGATACACCAGATGAATTAGGTGTGATTGTTGATGATAATCTCCATTATGGAAAATTAGGAAAGGAATATTTAAGACCGCATATTTACGAACAGTTAAAAAATGGTGAATTAGAATAATTTTATAGATTATTGCAAGGAGTTTAGTTATGTTTAGAGAAAATGCTAATAAATTACAAAAAGCATTATGTTTGGAAAGAAAAGTTATGGGAGTAA
This genomic window contains:
- a CDS encoding DUF169 domain-containing protein, with product MENSNVNKIMKALCLKHHVMGVRFLYYKHNYDRLDIPEYGKKTSFCVMARYAMDGNHFKADHTNVICRSAIESLGFEDPMPCMDSGERYYSLKLYETRAIAKATAEAIPRIKHRIYGLELGPLEEMEDADVAVFMVNAYQLMRVVQGYGYKYGVIKNHQMVGLQGMCTDCVACPYDRNDLNYSALCCGTRKMSRWGDDEMGVGIPINKLGPLVEGIIQTMNYIDYPEYKEEIRKKLDTPDELGVIVDDNLHYGKLGKEYLRPHIYEQLKNGELE